One window of the Elusimicrobium sp. An273 genome contains the following:
- a CDS encoding chromate transporter: MKAFLVLFWIFAKIGTFTLGGGYAMLPLIEKELVDKQAWLDRKEFLDCVAVAQAAPGILAINVAILAGYKIKNFWGSVIASLGAALPSFVIILLIALFFNEYEHNPVVQRVFMGIRPAVVALIAVPVFNLSKAAGITYRTVWIPAVCAGLVWLLKVSPVYIILAAGLGGFLYARHSRRHP, translated from the coding sequence ATGAAAGCATTTCTGGTTTTGTTTTGGATTTTTGCCAAAATCGGCACGTTTACGTTAGGCGGCGGGTACGCCATGCTGCCACTTATTGAAAAAGAGCTCGTGGACAAACAGGCCTGGCTGGACAGAAAAGAATTCTTGGATTGCGTGGCGGTGGCGCAGGCGGCGCCGGGCATTTTGGCCATCAACGTGGCGATACTGGCCGGATATAAGATTAAAAATTTTTGGGGCAGCGTGATTGCTTCTTTGGGGGCGGCGCTGCCCTCTTTTGTGATTATTTTATTAATTGCCCTGTTCTTTAACGAGTATGAACATAACCCCGTGGTGCAGCGGGTGTTTATGGGCATTCGCCCGGCGGTGGTGGCGCTGATTGCGGTGCCGGTGTTTAATTTATCCAAAGCGGCCGGCATTACGTATAGGACGGTGTGGATCCCGGCCGTTTGCGCGGGGCTGGTGTGGCTGCTGAAGGTGTCGCCGGTATATATTATTTTGGCGGCGGGGTTGGGCGGTTTTCTCTATGCAAGGCATAGCCGGAGGCATCCGTGA
- a CDS encoding N-acetylmuramoyl-L-alanine amidase has protein sequence MKRLCKFLLSGLLCLFVSGAGHALEKVDFIVSGRDKGSVSALESNGVTYVDVQKTARKFGTGIELFAQSKQAKISTKGFYAILTAPLAEIIINAQPHTLSAPVLIQGSKMMVPAEFFLLPQFQEAVDKYVSFQDGAFYVERRFNLEFSGEQKNKTDTLLVFDARKKIAYETKQLNKHTVTVTFPNVTLKRDLHSRTRTDFIASMDVRQGRNGEAVLKVILGKNAKDWSFTETDGKLVFRAGAQKAAPVLAAAPAAQKAEAPTSQPDAKPALKGPSLANEKPSVLMEDDGFIEMKAAPAVQPVMKAEKPAASKPAPVIKAEPNPLAIRTAHKKMRIMVDPGHGGKDPGAVRGRYREKDWNLDVAKELARLLKKGGFEVQMTRDNDTFIALSERSKKANQFKADLFVSIHTNASKNRSANGFQVYFRSEKATDKEAAEVAALENEAMQYEEVHYNFVDALLQSMAKNEYINESSKLAGYVRNAVYKQPGIGIAVNQNNSVRQANFYVLKGVNSPAILVEMGYISSSKDRGRLANGTVRDRTAKGIYTGIVNYAKKEGWID, from the coding sequence ATGAAACGTCTGTGTAAATTTTTATTGTCGGGGCTGTTGTGCTTGTTCGTTTCCGGGGCGGGGCACGCCTTGGAAAAAGTGGATTTTATCGTTTCCGGGCGGGATAAAGGCTCCGTATCGGCGCTGGAATCCAACGGCGTAACCTATGTGGACGTACAGAAAACGGCCCGCAAATTTGGCACCGGCATTGAACTGTTTGCACAATCCAAGCAAGCCAAAATTTCCACCAAAGGCTTTTATGCCATTTTAACGGCGCCGCTGGCGGAAATTATCATCAACGCCCAGCCGCACACGCTTTCCGCCCCGGTATTGATTCAGGGCAGTAAAATGATGGTGCCGGCGGAATTTTTTCTCCTGCCGCAGTTTCAGGAAGCGGTGGACAAATATGTCTCTTTTCAAGACGGAGCTTTCTACGTAGAGCGGCGTTTTAATTTGGAATTTTCCGGCGAGCAAAAAAACAAAACGGACACTTTGCTGGTGTTTGACGCCCGAAAAAAAATCGCGTACGAAACAAAACAACTTAACAAACATACGGTAACGGTTACGTTTCCCAACGTGACGCTCAAGCGGGATTTGCACTCGCGCACGCGGACGGATTTCATCGCGTCTATGGACGTACGGCAAGGGCGCAACGGGGAAGCCGTTTTGAAAGTGATTTTGGGCAAAAACGCCAAAGACTGGAGCTTTACCGAAACGGATGGAAAACTGGTATTTCGTGCCGGGGCGCAAAAAGCGGCGCCCGTATTGGCGGCGGCGCCCGCCGCGCAAAAGGCCGAAGCGCCCACTTCTCAGCCGGACGCAAAACCTGCCCTTAAAGGGCCTTCTCTTGCCAACGAAAAGCCTTCCGTTTTAATGGAAGATGACGGTTTTATTGAAATGAAAGCGGCCCCCGCGGTTCAGCCCGTTATGAAGGCGGAAAAACCCGCGGCGTCCAAACCGGCGCCGGTTATTAAAGCGGAGCCGAACCCGTTGGCCATTCGTACGGCCCATAAAAAAATGCGCATTATGGTAGACCCCGGCCACGGCGGGAAAGACCCGGGTGCCGTGCGCGGGCGCTACCGCGAGAAAGACTGGAATTTGGACGTAGCCAAGGAGCTTGCGCGCCTGCTTAAAAAAGGCGGGTTTGAAGTGCAAATGACACGCGACAACGACACGTTTATCGCCCTGTCTGAACGCTCCAAAAAAGCCAACCAGTTTAAAGCCGATTTGTTTGTGTCCATCCACACCAACGCGTCCAAAAACCGCAGTGCAAACGGCTTTCAAGTCTATTTCCGCTCGGAAAAAGCCACCGACAAGGAAGCTGCCGAAGTTGCCGCCTTGGAAAACGAAGCCATGCAATACGAAGAGGTGCACTACAACTTTGTAGACGCGCTGCTGCAGTCCATGGCGAAGAACGAGTACATTAACGAAAGTTCCAAACTGGCCGGCTATGTGCGCAATGCGGTGTATAAACAGCCGGGCATCGGGATTGCCGTAAACCAAAACAACAGCGTGCGGCAAGCCAATTTCTACGTATTAAAGGGCGTCAACAGTCCGGCCATTTTGGTGGAAATGGGCTACATCAGCAGCAGCAAAGACCGCGGCCGCCTGGCCAACGGCACCGTGCGCGACCGCACGGCAAAAGGCATTTACACCGGCATTGTCAATTATGCCAAGAAAGAAGGTTGGATTGATTAA
- a CDS encoding Rne/Rng family ribonuclease, translating to MSKNLEGQPTVEVLVNTSFEETRIAILEDERVNELIWERRGALNIVGNIYKGVVENVLPGISSAFLNIGYEKNAYLYISDVLGGDKKNIDKVLHKGQEVMVQVVKDAISTKGMKVTMDVTLPGRYLVLTPHQSFVGVSKNIEDSEARHKLNEIMQELAAKHLDGMGCIVRTEAEEATKEELEREVKYLYRQWQSIVKKFEAARGPKLLHEDMDAVLQVARDVLSENAKVYLLDSKKDYERVLDFVEKNSPDLADRVKLYKGKTPIFEAYDIETEIDNLRKTKLPLPNGGSIIIQEAESLCAIDVNTGKFTGNKSQEETVTQTNIEAANEIAHQLRLRNIGGIIVIDFIDMRKASSRHRVVEALAQAVHGDRAKIRILPITRLGLVEMTRERKRASTGSFISEECPQCHGSGRVLSAESMRIKIQREIYDLTSGRPGGNLRVVLHPVLAEAIKARQEDIEQNIHRTLKIQADPQLAWEDYKIVLE from the coding sequence ATGAGTAAAAATTTGGAAGGACAGCCCACCGTAGAAGTATTGGTGAATACGTCTTTTGAAGAAACGCGCATCGCGATTTTGGAAGATGAACGCGTCAACGAACTGATTTGGGAGCGCCGCGGCGCACTCAATATCGTAGGCAACATCTATAAAGGCGTGGTGGAAAACGTACTGCCCGGCATTTCCAGTGCATTTTTAAACATCGGGTATGAGAAAAACGCCTACCTGTATATTTCCGATGTGTTGGGCGGCGACAAAAAAAATATCGACAAAGTGCTCCACAAAGGACAGGAAGTGATGGTGCAAGTCGTCAAAGACGCCATCAGCACCAAAGGCATGAAAGTAACGATGGACGTTACCCTTCCCGGGCGCTATTTGGTACTGACGCCGCACCAAAGCTTTGTGGGCGTATCCAAAAACATTGAAGACTCCGAAGCGCGCCATAAATTAAACGAAATTATGCAGGAACTGGCCGCCAAACACTTGGACGGCATGGGCTGCATCGTGCGCACGGAAGCCGAGGAAGCCACCAAAGAAGAACTGGAACGGGAAGTGAAATACCTGTACCGGCAGTGGCAGTCCATCGTGAAAAAATTTGAAGCGGCCCGCGGCCCCAAACTGCTGCACGAAGATATGGACGCCGTGCTGCAGGTAGCGCGGGACGTGCTGTCCGAAAATGCCAAGGTGTATTTGCTGGACAGCAAAAAAGACTATGAACGCGTCTTGGATTTTGTGGAGAAAAACTCGCCCGATCTGGCCGACCGCGTAAAACTCTACAAAGGCAAAACCCCTATTTTTGAAGCGTACGACATTGAAACGGAAATCGACAACCTGCGCAAAACCAAACTGCCCTTGCCAAACGGCGGCAGCATCATTATCCAAGAGGCCGAATCCCTCTGCGCTATTGACGTAAACACCGGCAAATTTACCGGCAACAAGTCGCAGGAAGAAACCGTTACCCAAACCAACATTGAGGCCGCCAACGAAATCGCCCACCAGCTGCGCCTGCGCAACATCGGGGGGATTATCGTGATTGACTTTATTGATATGCGCAAAGCCTCCAGCCGCCACCGCGTGGTGGAAGCGCTGGCGCAGGCCGTCCACGGCGACCGCGCCAAAATCCGCATTCTGCCCATTACGCGCTTGGGTTTGGTGGAAATGACCCGCGAACGAAAACGCGCCAGCACAGGCAGCTTTATCAGCGAAGAATGCCCGCAGTGCCACGGTTCGGGGCGTGTTCTCTCGGCCGAGAGCATGCGCATCAAAATTCAGCGCGAAATTTACGACCTGACCAGCGGCCGCCCCGGCGGCAATCTGCGGGTGGTGCTCCATCCGGTGCTGGCAGAGGCTATTAAGGCGCGCCAGGAAGACATTGAACAAAACATCCACCGCACGCTTAAAATCCAGGCGGATCCGCAGCTTGCGTGGGAAGACTACAAAATCGTCTTGGAATAA
- a CDS encoding TIGR03936 family radical SAM-associated protein, which produces MRIVLSGPEKGTGHTNLFNALRNMVLASGLAFEPAKINKNWPRLAYGPAPAFGQRAEREYLDIYLTQPVSAEHVRQALQRVLPQGVALLGVDRVPYALPSVQHLAAAARYRVEGNFELYGPEKTPEEFFNAPRIDLVRRAENGLSLTQDVKAYVAGAELLSPRVLRMTLTCVEGKWIKPQTAVAAWLGLNVPLQDELFTVEGLSFIREGLFWQDSQGALHLI; this is translated from the coding sequence ATGCGTATAGTGCTAAGCGGGCCTGAAAAAGGCACGGGGCACACGAACCTTTTTAACGCGCTAAGGAATATGGTGCTGGCGAGCGGGCTTGCGTTTGAGCCGGCCAAGATTAATAAAAACTGGCCCCGCCTGGCGTACGGCCCGGCACCGGCTTTTGGCCAGCGTGCGGAACGGGAGTATTTGGATATTTACCTGACGCAGCCTGTTTCGGCCGAACACGTGCGCCAAGCGCTGCAGCGGGTATTGCCGCAGGGAGTGGCACTGCTTGGCGTGGATCGGGTTCCGTATGCCTTGCCTTCGGTGCAGCATCTGGCGGCTGCGGCCCGTTACCGGGTGGAAGGAAATTTTGAATTGTACGGCCCGGAAAAAACGCCGGAAGAATTTTTTAATGCCCCCCGCATTGATTTGGTGCGCCGGGCAGAAAACGGCCTGAGCCTTACACAGGATGTAAAAGCGTACGTGGCGGGGGCCGAGCTCCTTTCGCCGCGTGTGTTGCGCATGACGCTGACGTGCGTGGAAGGGAAATGGATCAAACCGCAAACGGCGGTAGCCGCGTGGCTGGGGCTGAATGTGCCGCTGCAGGACGAGCTGTTTACGGTAGAAGGTTTATCGTTTATAAGGGAAGGACTCTTCTGGCAGGACAGCCAGGGAGCGCTTCATTTGATTTAA